A single genomic interval of Tsukamurella paurometabola harbors:
- a CDS encoding pirin family protein: MSESRIVPAADRTHWRGEGLYARQSMPFTGKFDLGANAHGQLLVHNDDLVDPGSGVDRHFHRDAEIVTWVITGEVHHDDSSGATGVVRAGQVQAMSAGTGVNHREQNPRFTGVTARVIQMWLPPNAPGGEPEYRTADVPLDGRGAVLVASGIAGHDPAVTINNDAAALHAARLSAGESVVFPPAPYGHLFVVTGAVTVGDARLAEGDALRTVDAGELVVRAAQDGTEILFWEMHAQAVSAL, from the coding sequence GTGAGCGAGAGCAGGATCGTCCCCGCCGCCGACCGCACGCACTGGCGCGGCGAGGGGCTGTACGCCCGGCAGTCGATGCCCTTCACCGGCAAGTTCGATCTGGGCGCGAACGCGCACGGGCAGCTGCTCGTGCACAACGACGACCTCGTGGACCCGGGATCGGGCGTCGACCGGCACTTCCACCGCGACGCCGAGATCGTGACCTGGGTGATCACGGGCGAGGTGCACCACGACGATTCGTCGGGTGCCACGGGTGTGGTCCGCGCCGGTCAGGTACAGGCGATGAGCGCCGGAACGGGGGTGAACCACCGCGAGCAGAACCCGCGTTTCACCGGCGTGACGGCCCGGGTGATCCAGATGTGGCTCCCGCCGAACGCGCCCGGCGGCGAACCCGAGTACCGCACCGCCGACGTCCCGCTCGACGGTCGCGGCGCGGTGCTCGTCGCCTCCGGGATCGCGGGGCACGATCCGGCCGTCACCATCAACAACGACGCCGCCGCCCTGCACGCCGCCCGCCTCTCGGCGGGGGAGTCGGTCGTCTTTCCGCCCGCGCCCTACGGACACCTCTTTGTCGTGACCGGAGCGGTGACCGTCGGCGACGCGCGACTCGCGGAGGGCGACGCGCTGCGCACCGTGGACGCCGGGGAACTGGTCGTCCGTGCCGCGCAGGACGGGACCGAGATCCTGTTCTGGGAGATGCATGCGCAGGCGGTGTCAGCGCTCTGA
- a CDS encoding 2,3-butanediol dehydrogenase, with protein MRAARYYDRNDVRIEDVPAPEVTEGTVAIDVAWCGICGTDLHEYVDGPIFVPPCGHPNPVSGEAAPLTIGHEMSGVVAEVGAGVDDLEVGDHVVVEPYIIADDVDTGPASTDYHLSPNMNFIGLGGRGGGLSERIVVQRRWVHRVSKEVPLDQAALIEPLAVGYHAVQRSGAGAGAFALITGAGPIGLLTAAVCQAKGLTVAISEPSSLRRSRAAETGVADHVFDPTEVDVVEAVRDLTGGRGADVGFECTSVQPALDTLFDALRPQAVLVVVSIWGHPGTVDMQKLVLKEIDMRGTIAYVNNHAATIALVESGTVDLAPFITGRIGLDDLVTVGYDTLLHHNETAVKILVSPSGAGLPAAV; from the coding sequence ATGCGAGCAGCGCGCTATTACGACCGGAACGACGTCCGGATCGAGGACGTCCCCGCGCCCGAGGTGACGGAGGGCACCGTCGCCATCGACGTCGCCTGGTGCGGAATCTGCGGCACCGACCTGCACGAGTACGTCGACGGGCCGATCTTCGTCCCGCCGTGCGGTCACCCGAACCCGGTGAGCGGGGAGGCCGCACCACTGACGATCGGGCACGAGATGTCCGGCGTCGTGGCGGAGGTCGGCGCCGGCGTCGACGACCTGGAGGTGGGCGATCACGTGGTGGTGGAGCCGTACATCATCGCCGACGACGTGGACACCGGTCCGGCGAGCACCGACTACCACCTCTCGCCGAACATGAACTTCATCGGCCTCGGCGGCCGTGGTGGCGGACTCTCGGAGCGGATCGTCGTGCAGCGCCGCTGGGTGCACCGCGTCTCGAAGGAGGTCCCGCTGGATCAGGCGGCGCTCATCGAGCCGCTCGCCGTCGGCTACCACGCGGTGCAGCGCTCCGGTGCCGGCGCGGGGGCGTTCGCGCTGATCACCGGTGCCGGACCGATCGGCCTGCTGACCGCCGCGGTCTGCCAGGCGAAGGGACTCACCGTCGCGATCAGCGAGCCCAGCTCCCTGCGCCGCAGCCGCGCGGCGGAGACCGGTGTCGCCGACCACGTCTTCGATCCCACGGAGGTCGACGTCGTCGAGGCCGTCCGCGACCTCACGGGCGGCCGCGGCGCCGACGTCGGCTTCGAGTGCACCTCCGTGCAGCCCGCGCTGGACACGCTCTTCGACGCGCTGCGTCCGCAGGCGGTGCTCGTGGTCGTCTCGATCTGGGGGCACCCCGGCACCGTCGACATGCAGAAGCTGGTGCTCAAGGAGATCGACATGCGCGGCACCATCGCCTACGTCAACAACCACGCCGCGACGATCGCGCTGGTCGAGAGCGGGACCGTCGACCTGGCGCCGTTCATCACGGGGAGGATCGGGCTGGACGACCTCGTCACCGTCGGCTACGACACGCTCTTGCACCACAACGAGACCGCGGTGAAGATCCTCGTCTCCCCGTCCGGCGCGGGGCTGCCCGCCGCGGTCTGA
- a CDS encoding Lrp/AsnC family transcriptional regulator translates to MTDVHSVRTAYRPTSSNDRRPLLDEADRRILLVLQRDGRVSNAALAEEVGLAPSTVHTRVRRLTDAGVIRGFYADVDPAAVGRPLRAMIAVTLRSTARHRIRQFVESVIDLPPVIDAYFLAGGDDYLLHVAAVDTDDLRHLVEYLSAREEVAGTNTSLVFEHVRGSAPL, encoded by the coding sequence ATGACTGACGTACATTCTGTGAGGACGGCGTATCGCCCGACATCGTCGAACGATCGTCGCCCCCTGCTCGACGAGGCCGACCGGCGCATCCTGCTCGTGCTCCAGCGCGATGGCCGGGTGTCGAACGCCGCCCTCGCGGAGGAGGTCGGCCTCGCCCCGTCGACGGTGCACACGCGGGTGCGGCGACTCACCGACGCGGGCGTGATCCGCGGCTTCTACGCCGACGTCGACCCGGCGGCCGTCGGGCGGCCGCTGCGCGCCATGATCGCCGTGACGCTCCGGTCGACGGCTCGGCACCGGATCCGGCAGTTCGTGGAGTCGGTGATCGATCTGCCTCCGGTGATCGACGCCTACTTCCTCGCGGGCGGCGACGACTACCTCCTGCACGTCGCCGCCGTGGACACCGACGACCTCCGGCACCTCGTCGAGTACCTCAGCGCGCGCGAGGAGGTCGCCGGCACGAACACCTCCCTCGTCTTCGAGCACGTCCGCGGCTCCGCACCGCTCTGA